Below is a window of Enterobacter kobei DNA.
GCGTCCTGCGCCACTGAGTCGAAGGTAGTGAAGATTTTCACGCCGGAGAGATCTTTTACTTTATCGCCCAGCTTCGCCTGCAACTCCTGACGCACCATCTGCATAAAGGCTGGCTGCGGGGAGATCACGCCGCCGCGCGGCTGTACGCCCAGCGGACGGGCGCTCAGCATGTCGTAAAGTTCCTGATCGATAACCTGCTGCTGTTGCAACAGACGCAGCACCAGGTTACGACGCTCCAGCGCCAGTTTCGGGTTACGCCACGGGTTGTAGATGGACGCGCCTTTCACCATACCCACCAGCAGGGCCTGCTGGTCAAGGCTCAGTTCTTCCACCGGACGCCCGAAGTAGTACAGGCTCGCCAGCGGGAAGCCGCGGATTTCGTTGTCGCCGCTCTGACCGAGGTACACCTCGTTCATATACAGCTCAAGAATGCGGTCTTTGCTATAGCGCGCATCCATGATCAGCGCCATATAAGCTTCGTTCGCTTTACGGCCATACGAGCGTTCGCTGGAGAGGAACAGGTTTTTCACCAGCTGCTGGGTGAGCGTACTCGCCCCCTGCACCGTGCGTCCTGCCGTCAGGTTCGCCAGCACCGCACGCCCGATGGAGTAGAAGCTGATGCCATCATGCTCATAGAAATGGCGGTCTTCGGTAGCCAGCAGCGTATCCACCAGCAGATCCGGGAAGCCACTGCGCGGCACAAACAGGCGCTGCTCACCGTTCGGCGAGGAGAGCATGGTGATCAGCCGCGGATCGAGGCGGAAGAAACCGAACTGGCGGTTGTTTTCCATATTCTCGATGGTTTCCAGACGATCGCCGCTGAAGGTCAGACGCGCACGCACCTGGCCCTCTTTGCTGTCCGGGAAATCGAACGGACGGCGGATCATCTCAATGCTGTTCGCCTGCACGGTAAATTCGCCAGGACGGGTCATCGCCGTAACCTTGCGGTACTGCGTGGCTTCCAGCAGCTTCACCATCTCGTTTTTGCTGACCGCCATATCCGGCTCAAGGTTCACCATGCGGCCATAAACGGCGGCAGGCAATTGCCAGACTTTGCCGTCGATGCGGCTGCGGATCTTCTGATCGAGATACAGGCCATACATTGCCAGCAGCACGACAATGACCAGACCGATTTTTACCAGCAGCCAGAACCAGCCACGTTTGCCACGCGGCTTTTTCCCTTTGCCTTTACCCCTGCGCGGCATGGGTTCGTCGTCCTCATCATCATAATCATCCGCGTCCTCATCTCTGAGACGACGACGGCTTACTTTCTCTTTTACCGGACGCGCTGGTCGGCCTTTGCGTCCAATAGGTTCGCGGTCATTCCCCGCCATGTTCTCTCTCCGCTACATTTTTCAGGCGCAAGGCCCGATCCTCATTGCTTCCGCAAAACGGCGGAAGAAGAAATCTCTCAAAGTTCATTGCACCCGTGCCGGACGGCGCTGACGCTTATCCGGCCTACAGGGTGTGATAATTGCCTACGAATACTTTTTGGTGCGCCGCGTGGGCGCTGCCGTTGCCGGGTTATCCGGCCAGACATGTTTGGGATAGCGCCCTTTCATCTCTTTCTGCACTTCACGATACGCGCCCTGCCAGAAGGCGCTGAGATCGCGGGTGATCTGTAAGGGACGCCGGGCGGGAGACAACAGCTCCAGCACCAGCGGCACACGTCCGTCGGCAATGGCGGGCGTCGTCGCCTCGCCAAACATTTCCTGCATCCGCACCGCCAGCACCGGGTCGTTATCTTCGTGATAACGAATGGCGATCCGGCTTTCCGTCGGCACAGTGTAATGCGACGGCAGCGCACTATCCAGCCGTTGACGCATTGGCCAGCTCAGCAAATTTTCCAGCGCCCGGCTGACATCCAGCGCTTTTAGGGCGCGCAGGGAGTGAACGCCCTGCATACCGGGAAGTAACCATAGCTCAAGCGTTGCCAAAAGCGAGTCATCATCCACGGCGGGCCACGCCGTTTCCGGCAGCCATTTCGCGGCGCAGTGCAGCCGGAGTCGCAACTGCTCCGCTTCCGGCGTCCAGTTCAGTACGTGTAGCCCCTTTTCACGAATGCCGTTGAGCATCGCCAGATGCAGTTCTTCTTCCGACGGCTTCGCCAGTGGCCGGACGCTGAGCGTCAGTTGTCCGATCTGGCTGCGGCGGAAGGCTTTCAGGGTGCCCTGCACATCATCCCATTCGACAGAATCCGACTGCCGCAGCAGTTCAGGGTGCGCGGCGACCAGCGCGTCGATGTCCAGCGCCAGCGCCTGCAAAATGCGCGCGTCCGGGGTATGACTGCCCTGCAACAACAACGGGGCGATCAGCCACTCATGCCGCCCCAACGCATCGTCGCTGTCGAGCATCACGCCCATCCCGTTCGCCAACTGATAGCGCCCTTCCTGCCCGCGACGACGGGCAATACGATCGGCAAAAGCACTGGCTAAGAGACCCGGCAGCAGATCGCTGTCCTCCGCACCTGCGCGCTGGTTGAGGCGCTTGATGAGCTGCTGGCTACGCCGCTGCCAGTGGGGCTGATGGCGCGAGAACGCCACGCTTAAATCGGTATTGGCGCCGCGCGGTGGCTCTTCAAGAATGGCGACCAGCTTCGCGGCGGTGGCGATTTCATCTGGCGTATTCGCGGCGATGAGCATCGCGCCGTGGCGCGGATCGGTGCCAAGCCGGGCGATTTTCTGCCCGCGCGGGGTGAGGCGATCCTCCGCCAGCACCTGAAGCTGCGTCAGTAACATCCGCGCGGCGGCCAGATTCGCGGCGGGCGGCGCATCCAGAAAAGCCAGCTGCGCCGGATCCGGGCATCCCCATTGCAGCAGTTCCAGCAGCAGGCCGGAGAGATCGCATTGCAGGATCTCCGCATCGCTCTGCGCAGCAGCGCGTTCAGCCTGATCTTTTGCCAGCAGATGCACGCAGATCCCGGCTTCCAGTCGCCCGGCGCGGCCCGCGCGCTGGGTCATCGACGCCTGGCTGATACGCTGGGTCACCAGCCGCGTCAGCCCGGTACGCGGATCGAATCGCGCCACCCGCTCCTGGGCGCTGTCCACCACCAGCCGGATCCCTTCGATAGTGAGACTGGTTTCCGCGATGTTGGTCGCCAGCACCACTTTACGCAGACCGTCCGGCGCGGGGAGAATGGCTTTGCGCTGCTCGGCCAGCGGCAGTGCGCCGTATAACGGGCAGAGCTGCACATCGGCCCCCACGCGCGAGGCAAGGTGTTCCTGCACGCGCTGGATCTCGCCCACGCCCGGCAGAAACAGCAGCAGCGATCCGCGCTCCGCCCGCAGCAGTTCGGCGGTAGCAATGGCGATCGCTTCATCGGCACGCTGATGCGCGGGCAACGGCTGGTAGCGGCGTTCCACGGGAAACGCGCGGCCCTCGGACACAATCACCGGCGCCTCGGGCAGCAGCCCGCGCAGCCGCTCGTTATCCAGCGTCGCCGACATAATTAACAGTTTGAGATCGTCCCGCAGCCCCTGCTGCACATCAAGCAACAGCGCCAGTGCCAGATCCGCCTGCACGCTGCGTTCGTGGAATTCATCCAGGATCACCAGCCCCACGCCAGTCAGCTCGGGATCCTGCTGGATCATGCGCGTGAGGATCCCCTCAGTGACCACTTCAAGACGTGTATGCGGCCCGACACAGGTTTCAGCGCGCATACGGTAGCCAACGGTCTCGCCGGGCTTTTCGTTCAGGCTTTCCGCCAGCCGCTGTGCGACGTTACGCGCAGCCAGACGACGCGGCTCAAGCAGTAAAATACGGCCCGCGATCCCCCCCTGTTGCAGAATGTGCAGCGGCAGCCAGGTGGATTTCCCGGCCCCGGTCGGGGCATTAAGCAGCACGCAAGAGGCGCTTTTCAGCGCGGCAAGCAGTTCAGGCAGTACGGCGGCAACCGGCAAAGAGGACACGCAAGGCTCCAGTGGGTTAACTTTCATTTCATCGGCGTGCATTGTAGCATCGCCGTAAATCATTACCGAGTATCCCTTATGCCAGACACCAGACGGCTGTTTTTCGGCCTCGAACTGCCTGCTGATGTTCAGCAGCAGGTGATCCAGTGGCGCGCCGCGCACTTTGCACCGGATGCCGGTCGCCCGATAGCGGCGGCTAATCTGCACCTGACGCTGGCGTTTTTAGGCGAGGTCAGCGCCGACAAACAGCAGGCGCTGTGCGACCTGGCCGGGCGTATTCGTCAGCCGGGCTTTACGCTGACGCTGGACGATGCCGGACAGTGGCTGCGCTCGCGGGTCGTCTGGCTCGGCACACGTCAGCCGCCGCGTGGCCTGTTACAACTGGCGAGTATGCTGCGCGCGCAGGCTGCCCGCAGCGGTTGCTATCAAAGCCCGCAGCCGTTTCACCCTCACGTCACGCTGCTGCGCGATGCCAGCCATGCGGTAAACATTCCGCCGCCGGGTTTTCGCTGGTCTTTCGCCGTGAATGAATTTGTGCTGTACGAATCGCAGTTTGTTAAGGGACGCACGCGTTACACGGCGCTCAGCCGCTGGACGCTCAGCCATAAGGAATAACCTATGCAGTTTTCTCCGCCGCTTCAGTCCGCCACCCTCATCCAGCGCTATAAACGCTTTCTGGCAGATGTGGTGACGCCTGCGGGTGAAACCCTGACGTTGCACTGCCCCAATACCGGCGCGATGACCGGTTGCGCGACGCCTGGCGACACCGTCTGGTATTCCACTTCAGAAAATACTAAACGGAAATATGCGCACACCTGGGAATTAACTCAAACGCAAGCGGACGCGTGGATTTGCGTCAATACTTTGCGCGCCAATATGTTAGTCAAAGAAGCATTAATGGCAGATCGTTTGCCCACACTAACGGGCTATAGCGCGTTGAAAAGTGAAGTGAAATATGGTTCTGAGCAGAGCCGTATCGATTTCATGTTACAGGCAGAAGAACGCCGCAACTGCTATATTGAAGTGAAATCAGTCACGCTGGCCGATAAGGCGCAGGGCTATTTCCCCGATGCGGTCACGCTGAGGGGGCAGAAGCATCTGCGTGAGTTAATGAGCGTGGCAGCCGCAGGCGATCGGGCTGTGCTGTTGTTTGCCGTATTACATTCAGCCATCGACCGTTTTTTACCGGCTCGCCACATCGATCCTAAATACGCACAGCTTCTGAGTGAAGCGCAGCGGCAGGGGGTAGAAATTCTGATTTATAAAGCGGAACTTTCTGCCGAAAATATGAGTCTGAGTTTGCCGCTATCTGTCGAATTTTAAAGGCGTAGTGGCTGGGTAAATAGTGTTCTGGTCTACGTGCGCAAATACGCTTTTCCTCACACGGTTGTCAAGTGTAACGTTTAGATAATTGCTATCCGGAAAAGCATCTGCTATTTATAGCGGCCTGATTTTTCCCCCGACACGGGGATCGATAGTGCGTGTTAAGGAGAAACAACATGCAAGAAGGGCAAAACCGTAAAACATCGTCCCTGAGTATTCTCGCCATCGCTGGGGTGGAGCCATACCAGGAGAAGCCGGGCGAAGAGTATATGAACGAAGCCCAGCTCACGCATTTCAAGCGCATTCTTGAAGCGTGGCGTAATCAACTTAGGGATGAAGTCGATCGCACTGTCACACATATGCAGGACGAAGCCGCTAACTTCCCTGATCCGGTAGATCGTGCCGCACAGGAAGAAGAGTTCAGCCTTGAACTGCGTAACCGTGACCGCGAACGTAAACTGATCAAAAAGATCGAGAAAACGCTGAAGAAAGTGGAAGACGAAGATTTCGGCTTCTGCGAATCCTGTGGTGTTGAAATTGGCATTCGCCGCCTGGAAGCCCGTCCTACGGCCGACCTGTGCATCGACTGCAAAACACTGGCAGAAATCCGCGAAAAACAGATGGCGGGTTAACCTGCGGCGCTTTCGTAATGTTCTCTCAGGCGGGAGTCTCTCCCGCCCTCTTAGCTTTACCCCATCATGCCTGACGCTGATTATATTGGGCGCTTTGCGCCATCCCCATCTGGTGAACTCCATTTCGGTTCGCTAATCGCCGCCCTTGGCAGTTATCTGCAGGCGCGCGCCCATGCCGGTCGCTGGCTGGTGCGTATCGAAGATATAGATCCCCCCCGTGAAGTCCCCGGTGCCGCCGATACTATTCTGTGCCAGCTGGAACACTATGGTTTGCACTGGGATGGCGAAGTGCTGTGGCAGTCACAGCGTCATCAGGCGTACCGCGACGTGTTACAGCTGCTGCATCAGCAGGGGCGCTGCTATTACTGCACCTGCACCCGGGCGCGCATTCAAAGCATTGGCGGCGTCTATGACGGCCACTGCCGCACGCGGGGCAATGGCCCGGAAAACGCCGCGCTGCGGCTTATTCAGCATCAGCCGGTGACCCGTTTTCACGATCGACTGCGCGGCGAGATCGTCGCCGATGCGGCGCTTGCACACGAAGATTTTATTATTCATCGCCGTGATGGGTTATTTGCATATAATCTGGCGGTGGTCGTGGACGATCATTTCCAGGGCGTAACTGAAATTGTGCGCGGTGCGGATCTGATTGAGCCGACGGTACGCCAGATTTCGCTGTATCAACAGCTTGGCTGGCCGGTGCCGGGGTATATCCACCTGCCGCTGGCGCTCAATGCCGCAGGCGATAAGTTGTCGAAGCAGAATCACGCTCCGGCACTGCCGCAGGGGGACCCGCGCCCCATACTTATCAGTGCGTTAGCGTTTTTAAATCAGGATGTAACAGAAGAATGGCAGGATCTGTCCGTTGAGGCCCTGTTACAACGAGCGGTGCAAAACTGGTCCCTGTCACGGGTGCCACTGCAAGCCTGCGTGAATCCGGCATTCTCAAATGCCCCACGCTGAGCTATGATAAGCCGCAATTTTTTTGTCCAGAAGACTGACACAACCGAGGTGCACTATTTTTACCCGAGTCGCTAATTTTTGCCGCAAGGTGCTAAGCCGCGAGGAGAGCATGGCTGAAGATGTCGCCATCGCCGAACCACAGATGACGGTTATCCCGCGTGAGCAGCACACGATTTCCCGCAAAGATATCAGTGAAAATGCCCTCAAGGTCCTCTATCGCCTGAATAAAGCCGGCTATGAGTCATACCTTGTCGGCGGCGGCGTGCGTGACCTGTTGCTGGGCAAAAAGCCAAAAGATTTTGACGTCACCACCAACGCCACGCCGGATCAGGTCCGTAAACTGTTCCGCAACTGCCGTCTGGTCGGTCGTCGTTTCCGTCTTGCGCACGTGATGTTTGGCCCGGAAATCATCGAGGTCGCCACTTTCCGTGGTCATCACGAAGAGCAGTCCGCCGATCGTACGACCTCCCAGCGCGGTCAGAACGGCATGCTGCTACGCGATAACATTTTCGGTTCGATCGAAGATGATGCACAGCGCCGTGATTTCACCATCAACAGCCTCTATTACAGCGTCGCGGATTTTACCGTACGCGATTATGTGGGCGGGATGCGCGATCTGGAAGACGGTGTGATCCGTCTGATTGGCAATCCGGAAACCCGCTATCGTGAAGATCCGGTGCGTATGCTGCGCGCGGTGCGCTTTGCCGCCAAACTGCATATGCGTATCAGCGAGGAAACGGCTGAGCCGATCCCACGCCTGGCGACGCTGATTAACGACGTGCCGCCAGCACGCCTGTTTGAAGAGTCGCTCAAGCTGTTGCAGGCGGGCTACGGTTACGAAACTTATAAGCTGCTGTGCGAATACAGCCTGTTCCAGCCGCTGTTCCCGACCATCACCCGCTACTTCACTGAGAGCGGTGATTCGCCGATGGAACGCATCATCGATCAGGTGCTGAAGAATACCGATAACCGTATTCATAACGATATGCGCGTCAATCCGGCCTTCCTGTTCGCTGCCATGCTGTGGTATCCGCAGCTGGAAACAGCCCAGCGCATCGCCCAGGAAAGCGGGCTGACCTATAACGACGCCTTTGCGCTGGCGATGAACGATGTGCTGGACGAAGCCTGCCGCACGCTGGCTATTCCAAAACGCATCACCACGCTGGTGCGCGACATCTGGCAACTGCAATTGCGCATGTCCCGCCGTCAGGGCAAACGCGCCTGGAAGCTGATGGAGCATCCAAAATTCCGCGCCGCCTACGATTTAATGGCGCTGCGTGCTGAAGCGGAAAACAACCACGAACTGCAACGTCTGACGCAGTGGTGGGGTGAATTCCAGGTGTCTGCACCTCCGGCGCAAAAAGGCATGCTCGACGTGCTGGATGACGAACCGCAGGAACGTCGCCGTCATCGCCGCCCGCGTAAACGCGCACCGCGCCGCGAAGGCAGTGCATGACACTGGCGTATATCGCTATCGGCAGCAATCTGGCCTCACCTCTTGAGCAGGTGAATGCGGCCATTACGGCGCTGGGAGAGATCCCGCACAGCCAGATTGTTGCGCGTTCAGCATTTTACCGCACGCCGCCCCTTGGCCCGCAGGATCAGCCCGATTATCTGAACGCCGCCGTGGCGCTTGAAACCACGCTTGATGCCGAAGCCCTGCTCGATCATACCCAGCGTATTGAGCTGGCCCAGGGCCGGGTGCGCAAAGCCGAGCGCTGGGGGCCGCGTACTCTCGACCTGGACATCATGCTGTTTGGCGATGAGGTGATTAATACGCCCCGTCTGACGGTGCCCCATTACGACATGCATAACCGTGGCTTTATGCTGTGGCCGCTGTTTGAAATCGCCCCTGAAGTGCTCTTCCCGGACGGTACTCCCCTTGCCTGCGTGCTGACGCAGTGCGGTGCGCCAAAACCCGCCCTCTGGTAAGCCTCCCCTCCCCCGCGAAAGCCTGCCTAAAATCATTGTTCGCATCAATGTTACTGATAGAATGCCGGAAGTCTGAAGGCTCCCTCAGGAAACGTTATGAAACCAACCACCATCTCCTCGCTACTGAAATGTAAACAGGAAAAAAAGCGCTTCGCCACGATCACCGCCTATGATTTCAGCTTCGCAAAATTGTTTGCCGAAGAAGGGATCAACGTCATGCTGGTGGGCGATTCGTTAGGGATGACGGTACAAGGACATGATTCCACGCTGCCGGTAACGGTAGAAGATATTGCCTACCACACGCGCGCCGTTCGCCGTGGTGCGCCGAACTGCCTGCTGCTGGCCGATTTGCCGTTTATGGCATACGCCACGCCTGAGCAGGCATTCGCCAGTGCCGCAGAGGTGATGCGCGCCGGGGCCAATATGGTCAAAATTGAAGGTGGACGCTGGCTGGCGGAGACGGTAAAAATGTTGACCGATCGCGCGGTGCCGGTGTGTGGTCATCTGGGCTTGACCCCGCAGTCGGTGAATATCTTTGGCGGCTATAAAGTGCAGGGCCGTGGCGAAGCCGCGCAAACGCTGTTCGACGATGCGCTGGCATTAGAAGCCGCGGGCGCGCAGTTGCTGGTACTGGAGTGCGTGCCGGTAGAACTGGCAAAACGCATCACCGACGCGCTGCGCATTCCGGTCATTGGGATTGGCGCGGGCAATGTCACCGACGGACAGATCCTGGTGATGCACGACGCCTTTGGCATTACCGGCGGGCATATTCCAAAATTTGCTAAAAACTTCCTTACCGGTACAGGCGACCTGCGCGCGGCAGTGCGTCAGTACGTGGAAGAGGTCGAAACGGGAGTCTATCCCGGCGACGAGCACAGTTTCCATTAAGGAGTCTTATTGTGTTGATTATCGAAACCCTGCCGCTGCTGCGTCAGCATATCCGTCGCCTGCGTCAGGAAGGTAAACGCATCGCGCTGGTCCCGACGATGGGTAACCTGCACGACGGGCATATGAAGCTGGTGGATGAAGCGAAAAACGCGGCCGATGTGGTGGTGGCGAGTATTTTTGTCAATCCGATGCAGTTTGACCGGGCTGACGATCTGGCGCGTTATCCGCGCACGTTGCAGGACGACTGCGAAAAGCTGAACAAACGCAAAGTGGACATTGTTTTTGCTCCGGCACCGGATCAGATCTATCCGCACGGCACCGACTCGCAAACTTGGGTGGAGGTGCCGGGCCTGTCAGATATGCTGGAGGGCGCAAGCCGTCCGGGACATTTTCGCGGCGTGGCGACTATCGTCAGCAAACTGTTTAACCTGGTGCAGCCGGACGTTGCCTGCTTCGGGGAAAAGGATTACCAACAGCTGGCGGTGATCCGCAAAATGGTCGCGGATATGGGCTATGACATTGAGATCATTGGCGTGCCGACGGTACGCGCGAAAGATGGTCTGGCGCTGAGTTCACGCAACGGTTATCTCACCAGCGATCAGCGCAAAATCGCGCCAGGCCTCAGCAAAGTCATGAACGCGATGGCAGAAAAACTGCGGACGGGCGATAACGATATTCATGAGATTATTGCCGTGGCGGAGCAGGAGCTGAATAGCAGCGGTTTTCGCGCGGATGATATTCAGATCCGCGACGCTGATACGCTGCTGGAGGTGTCTCCAGCCAGTAAACGCGCGGTGATCCTGATGGCCGCCTGGCTCGGTCAGGCACGCCTGATCGATAATAAAGTCGTGGAATTGCCCCGCTAAAGCGGGCTTCCACCCCTGATAAACACAGCAACGAAGGTTAACGTTATGATCCGCACTATGCTGCAAGGCAAGCTCCACCGCGTCAAAGTGACGCAGGCTGACCTGCATTACGAAGGCTCCTGCGCCATCGACCAGGATTTCCTTGAGGCGGCTGGTATTCTGGAATACGAAGCCATTGATATTTACAACGTCACCAACGGTAAGCGCTTTTCTACCTATGCGATTGCCGGTGAGCGCGGTTCACGCATCATTTCCGTGAATGGTGCGGCGGCGCACTGCGCAGACGTAGGTGATATTCTGATCATCGCCAGCTACGTCACCATGCCGGATGAGCAGGCACGCAGCTGGCAGCCGAAAGTGGCTTATTTTGACGGTGACAACGACATGAAACGCACGGCGAAAGCCGTGCCGGTGCAGGTCGCCTGATTTATCCCTGTGGCCGGTTAACAATTAACCGCGCCATGGTTTCCAGCGGATCCGTTCTTAGAATATAAAGGCGTTTTAATAAGAACGGATTATCCCCCGGCTTGACCTTTCCCTTCACCGTCGTCACCGCCAGATGAAAACCCGCATCCTGGGCCGCTTTCACCGCTTTACTGTCATAGCCGCCAAACGGGTAGGACAGATACAGCGCATGCGGATTAAACTGCGCCAGCGCGCGGCGGGAGCGTTCAAAATCGAACAATACCACGTGATAACTGCGGCTCAGCAAAATGGGATGGCGGCTATTATCTACGCGATGCAAAAAATGCGTGTGCGACTGGAAATCAAACACATCGCGGATCTGTTGCATTTCCGACACGCTCATAAACTGCAACGATTTCGGATCCCACTTTTCCGGCTTACGCTTGATGCGTGACGTAATGGTAAACGAGGTGGCTTTAAAGCCGTACTGCTTAAGGATCGGATATGCATAGCGGCTCACCGACTTCAGGCCATCATCAAAGGTGATCACCACGGCCCGCGCTGGCAGATTCATGCGGTTGCGCACATAGCCTTCCAGCTGGTACATGGTCAGCGTGGTATACCCCTGATCGTGCAGCCACGCCATCTGGTTGTTGAAGGCGCGGACGGAGGTGGTGGTGGAGGTATGGCGGAAACGGGTGTTTTCTTCGTCACGCAGAATATGGTGATACGTCAGGATCGGCAGCCCCGCATCTTCCTGGGCATCCAGCGCGCTGATGTACGCCAGTCGGTTGCCAATACGGATCTGAAACCAGGTCTGGTTAAGGCCATCTTTTAGCCGACCTATCACCGGATAACGCAGGTTTTCCACCAGCATGCCAAAGGGCGCGCTGCCCGTGTTGGGGGCGTTATAAACCGGCGTGGGTTTCCAGGTGATGAGATTCTGATTGCTGAGCGGCTTGTTCAGATCGCCCAGGCTGTCCTGCACCCGCTGTTTCCCCTGCACCGCTTCCAGATGCTGCTTATCAATAAAGCCGGTACCAAAGCCGAAGCGAAATTCGTAATAGTCTGCGGCAGTGGGTGCCACGGCGATGATCTGCCCGGCATTCAGATGACCGACGGTAATGACTTCATTACCCACCTGCGCCCAGACAGCGGCATCTTCGGTGGTTTGCATATAACGTTCGGTGGCGGTTGGCTGGCCCAACAGGCTGGCGAAAGCGCTGCCTGAGAGCAGAAGCATAAAAGTAAAAGCAAAACGGATCAGCATGGCTTAACTGTGGTGAGGAAATTCTGCGCGCATTGTAACAAATGCATTCATAATACCAATGCTTTTTAGCCCTCCTCACCCCGGCCCTCTCCCGGAGGGAGAGGGAGAAAACCGGACGCTCCCCTCTCCCTGGGGAGAGGATCAAGGTGAGGGGAAGCGATCAACTGCGCAGACCGCGTCCGCGCTGGATCAGATACCAGCACAAGGCATAAAACGCCACGATAAACACCACCAGCACGGCAATAGTGGTGATAAGCGGCACATCACTGATGCCGAGGAAACCAAAGCGGAAACCGCTGATCATGTAGACGATCGGGTTTAAGTGGGACAACGCCTGCCAGAACGGCGGCAGCAGCG
It encodes the following:
- the panC gene encoding pantoate--beta-alanine ligase translates to MLIIETLPLLRQHIRRLRQEGKRIALVPTMGNLHDGHMKLVDEAKNAADVVVASIFVNPMQFDRADDLARYPRTLQDDCEKLNKRKVDIVFAPAPDQIYPHGTDSQTWVEVPGLSDMLEGASRPGHFRGVATIVSKLFNLVQPDVACFGEKDYQQLAVIRKMVADMGYDIEIIGVPTVRAKDGLALSSRNGYLTSDQRKIAPGLSKVMNAMAEKLRTGDNDIHEIIAVAEQELNSSGFRADDIQIRDADTLLEVSPASKRAVILMAAWLGQARLIDNKVVELPR
- the panD gene encoding aspartate 1-decarboxylase, with translation MIRTMLQGKLHRVKVTQADLHYEGSCAIDQDFLEAAGILEYEAIDIYNVTNGKRFSTYAIAGERGSRIISVNGAAAHCADVGDILIIASYVTMPDEQARSWQPKVAYFDGDNDMKRTAKAVPVQVA
- the panB gene encoding 3-methyl-2-oxobutanoate hydroxymethyltransferase; translation: MKPTTISSLLKCKQEKKRFATITAYDFSFAKLFAEEGINVMLVGDSLGMTVQGHDSTLPVTVEDIAYHTRAVRRGAPNCLLLADLPFMAYATPEQAFASAAEVMRAGANMVKIEGGRWLAETVKMLTDRAVPVCGHLGLTPQSVNIFGGYKVQGRGEAAQTLFDDALALEAAGAQLLVLECVPVELAKRITDALRIPVIGIGAGNVTDGQILVMHDAFGITGGHIPKFAKNFLTGTGDLRAAVRQYVEEVETGVYPGDEHSFH
- the folK gene encoding 2-amino-4-hydroxy-6-hydroxymethyldihydropteridine diphosphokinase encodes the protein MTLAYIAIGSNLASPLEQVNAAITALGEIPHSQIVARSAFYRTPPLGPQDQPDYLNAAVALETTLDAEALLDHTQRIELAQGRVRKAERWGPRTLDLDIMLFGDEVINTPRLTVPHYDMHNRGFMLWPLFEIAPEVLFPDGTPLACVLTQCGAPKPALW
- a CDS encoding polysaccharide deacetylase family protein, which translates into the protein MLIRFAFTFMLLLSGSAFASLLGQPTATERYMQTTEDAAVWAQVGNEVITVGHLNAGQIIAVAPTAADYYEFRFGFGTGFIDKQHLEAVQGKQRVQDSLGDLNKPLSNQNLITWKPTPVYNAPNTGSAPFGMLVENLRYPVIGRLKDGLNQTWFQIRIGNRLAYISALDAQEDAGLPILTYHHILRDEENTRFRHTSTTTSVRAFNNQMAWLHDQGYTTLTMYQLEGYVRNRMNLPARAVVITFDDGLKSVSRYAYPILKQYGFKATSFTITSRIKRKPEKWDPKSLQFMSVSEMQQIRDVFDFQSHTHFLHRVDNSRHPILLSRSYHVVLFDFERSRRALAQFNPHALYLSYPFGGYDSKAVKAAQDAGFHLAVTTVKGKVKPGDNPFLLKRLYILRTDPLETMARLIVNRPQG